In one window of Methanolobus mangrovi DNA:
- a CDS encoding RAD55 family ATPase, with amino-acid sequence MKTKFPIHTTLSADAIKILERYEKELGAKNVVLEKALLNLDSTRFKAKLDTQSIDRLIKRVPTGIPGMDDFLEGGFPKGFAVVVTGPPGTGKTTLSMQYLMDGVKNGERCIFFSFEERAQQLVQHFARFGWDVGKYIDDGYLEIFGISMLTSEEMMEILDSHKPERVVFDSMNVLTAPGDFRTSASWRGLHRLLKKNMTTAILVTEKSHGIETKEYDDFDFLGDGVIFLDFIQTNDIDTTPMPVMAVQKMRATRVDHTPQPFRFTNNGIAKYRALNIPSKVLQDRIEKRRAERLGMSMDEI; translated from the coding sequence ATGAAAACAAAATTCCCAATTCATACTACATTAAGCGCAGATGCAATAAAAATTCTTGAGAGATATGAGAAAGAGCTCGGCGCTAAAAATGTTGTTCTGGAAAAAGCACTTCTTAACCTTGATTCTACTCGTTTCAAAGCCAAACTAGATACTCAAAGCATTGATCGCCTGATAAAAAGAGTCCCGACGGGTATTCCTGGGATGGATGATTTTCTGGAAGGTGGCTTTCCTAAAGGATTTGCTGTAGTTGTGACTGGTCCTCCGGGAACTGGGAAGACTACTTTGTCGATGCAATACTTGATGGATGGTGTGAAAAATGGTGAAAGGTGTATTTTCTTCTCATTTGAAGAAAGGGCACAGCAGCTGGTTCAACATTTTGCACGATTTGGCTGGGATGTTGGCAAGTATATTGATGATGGGTATCTTGAGATATTTGGCATTTCCATGCTGACTTCTGAAGAAATGATGGAAATACTGGACTCCCATAAACCTGAAAGGGTGGTTTTTGATTCTATGAATGTCCTTACTGCTCCGGGGGACTTTAGAACTTCTGCATCCTGGCGTGGTCTTCATAGATTGCTGAAAAAGAATATGACTACTGCTATCCTTGTAACAGAAAAGTCACATGGCATTGAAACAAAAGAATATGATGATTTTGATTTTCTTGGTGATGGCGTTATCTTTCTTGATTTCATTCAGACAAATGATATCGACACGACTCCTATGCCTGTGATGGCAGTTCAGAAAATGAGGGCTACACGTGTAGATCATACTCCTCAGCCATTCCGTTTCACAAATAATGGTATAGCTAAATACAGGGCTCTTAATATCCCTTCAAAAGTCTTACAGGATAGGATTGAGAAGCGTCGGGCAGAGAGACTTGGTATGTCAATGGATGAAATATGA
- a CDS encoding dihydroorotase: MPDILIKNTKVFVNNYLQPAEVLIEDGKILKIAKEIDAQRLNRTIDAKGALTLPAGIDVHVHFRDPGMTEKEDWYTGSCSAAAGGITTVIDHPNTIPPTIDRKSFKDKRKIANRNSIVDFGLYGGVTGNIDKLPELWKLGASAFGEIFMAESTGALNIDEKCLDEALAVLKGLDALACIHAEDDKIRLECEAFLKNDMSPESHSKARPNLCEAFAVEKAIELIKKNGAKAHFCHISAFESVGLLRKERYFATKAGLSPSITSEAAPHHLFLSTKDWERLGSFGRMNPPLRDRRSVKMLLNALNDSTIDVVASDHAPHTEAEKDVDIKSAPSGVPGVETLMPLMLVAVKRNLLPLGRMIDVTSKNPARIFGLNQHSKGVFAEGYDADIIVVDPGHVTEIKGDNLHSKAGWTPYEGMDGIFPEFTIARGEVVWDGDIMASRGRGNFLPGKGFASE; this comes from the coding sequence ATGCCTGATATTCTGATCAAGAACACCAAAGTCTTCGTCAATAATTATCTTCAGCCAGCCGAAGTCCTGATAGAGGATGGGAAGATCCTAAAGATAGCTAAAGAGATCGATGCCCAGAGATTGAACCGGACCATTGATGCAAAGGGTGCATTGACACTACCTGCGGGGATTGATGTTCATGTCCATTTCAGGGACCCTGGTATGACTGAAAAAGAAGACTGGTATACAGGTTCCTGCTCGGCAGCTGCAGGCGGAATAACCACTGTTATCGATCATCCAAATACTATTCCTCCGACCATCGACAGAAAATCGTTCAAGGATAAAAGAAAGATTGCAAATCGTAATTCAATTGTAGACTTCGGGCTTTACGGGGGAGTTACGGGCAATATTGATAAGTTACCTGAGTTGTGGAAGCTTGGGGCAAGTGCATTTGGCGAGATCTTCATGGCTGAATCTACGGGTGCTTTGAATATAGATGAGAAATGTCTTGATGAGGCACTGGCTGTGCTTAAAGGGCTGGATGCACTTGCATGTATTCATGCTGAAGATGATAAAATAAGGCTTGAATGTGAGGCTTTTCTAAAAAATGACATGTCGCCTGAGTCTCACTCAAAGGCCCGTCCAAATCTTTGTGAGGCCTTTGCTGTTGAAAAAGCCATAGAACTAATCAAAAAGAACGGTGCTAAAGCACATTTCTGCCATATAAGTGCTTTTGAATCAGTCGGACTTTTGCGCAAGGAGCGGTATTTTGCTACAAAAGCTGGCCTGTCTCCATCTATTACAAGTGAAGCTGCGCCGCATCATCTGTTCCTTTCCACCAAAGATTGGGAGAGGCTGGGTTCGTTTGGCAGGATGAATCCTCCTCTCAGGGATCGCAGAAGTGTCAAGATGCTTTTGAATGCACTTAATGATAGTACTATAGATGTAGTAGCTTCTGACCATGCGCCACATACGGAGGCTGAAAAGGATGTTGATATAAAGAGTGCTCCTTCTGGCGTCCCTGGCGTGGAAACACTAATGCCGCTGATGCTTGTTGCAGTTAAGAGGAATTTGCTTCCTCTGGGGCGCATGATAGATGTGACAAGTAAGAATCCTGCACGGATATTTGGTCTCAATCAGCATTCAAAGGGTGTTTTTGCTGAAGGGTATGATGCTGATATTATTGTAGTTGACCCGGGGCATGTTACTGAGATAAAAGGTGACAATCTTCATAGCAAAGCAGGATGGACGCCGTATGAAGGTATGGATGGAATTTTCCCGGAATTCACAATAGCAAGGGGTGAAGTAGTATGGGATGGGGATATAATGGCATCAAGGGGACGCGGGAATTTCCTTCCTGGAAAAGGATTTGCATCGGAATGA
- a CDS encoding PstS family phosphate ABC transporter substrate-binding protein — MISGKFLKNIAIYSVILLIIAIAFTGIGCVDKEESTSGETEVTEAASIIVKGSDTVLPLSQRESEEFMLANPEQSITVIGGGSGVGIAALIDGEVEIAMASRTIKDSEIENAEANGINPIEHVIAWDGIAVVVNPENPVTEITFEDLKGIYDGSISNWADVGGDDLEITVITRDSSSGTYGYFQEEVLLDEEYRQDALVQPATGAIVQEIAQNTGAIGYIGYAYLDDSTTALSLDADGEGFVEATPENIISGDYPLARPLYYYTNGEPAGLAKQYIDYVMSSTGQDIVSEVGYFPVN, encoded by the coding sequence ATGATATCTGGTAAATTTTTGAAGAATATAGCAATTTATTCAGTCATATTATTGATTATTGCAATCGCATTCACAGGAATCGGTTGCGTCGATAAGGAAGAGAGCACCTCCGGTGAAACAGAAGTAACAGAAGCTGCAAGTATTATCGTAAAGGGATCAGACACCGTACTCCCACTTTCCCAGAGAGAATCCGAAGAATTCATGCTGGCAAACCCTGAACAGAGTATCACTGTAATTGGTGGTGGATCAGGTGTAGGAATTGCAGCACTCATCGATGGAGAAGTAGAAATCGCAATGGCTTCAAGGACTATCAAAGACTCCGAGATAGAGAATGCAGAGGCTAACGGCATCAACCCTATAGAGCACGTAATTGCATGGGACGGAATAGCTGTAGTCGTCAATCCAGAGAACCCTGTAACAGAGATCACGTTTGAAGACCTTAAGGGAATCTATGACGGAAGCATCAGCAACTGGGCAGACGTTGGCGGAGATGACCTTGAGATTACAGTTATCACCCGTGACAGCAGCTCAGGAACCTACGGATACTTCCAGGAAGAAGTACTTCTTGATGAAGAATACAGACAGGACGCACTCGTGCAGCCAGCAACCGGTGCCATAGTACAGGAAATAGCTCAGAACACAGGGGCTATCGGATACATTGGATACGCATATCTTGATGACAGTACAACTGCACTCTCACTTGATGCTGATGGAGAAGGATTTGTAGAAGCAACCCCTGAGAACATCATCAGTGGTGACTACCCACTTGCAAGACCACTCTACTACTACACAAACGGTGAACCAGCAGGACTTGCAAAGCAATACATCGACTATGTAATGAGCTCCACTGGCCAGGATATTGTGTCAGAAGTTGGATACTTCCCGGTAAACTAA
- the pstC gene encoding phosphate ABC transporter permease subunit PstC, with amino-acid sequence MLNRQFREKGIESLLLASGAVAVVALFLLCIFLFRDGLLLFEDYSIIDFLTDTKWFPTADPEHFGLLPLLLGSLIVTVGAILFSVPLGIASAIYISELADPKVANYLKPITEILAGIPSVVYGFFGLVILVPLVQKTLHIPTGQTALTGSIMLGIMALPTIISISEDAISSVPRTLKEGSLALGSTKWQTIYKVTVPAALSGISAAVMLGVGRAIGETMTVMMVTGNSAVIPGFPSGLFAPVRTMTATIALEMGEVPQGSDHFHALFAIGSVLFITTFIINIIANYIKRRYRFNL; translated from the coding sequence ATGTTGAACAGACAATTCAGGGAAAAGGGTATCGAGTCATTGCTCCTTGCATCAGGAGCGGTGGCGGTAGTAGCTCTTTTCCTTCTTTGTATTTTTTTATTCCGCGACGGATTACTATTATTTGAAGATTATTCGATAATCGACTTTTTGACCGACACTAAATGGTTCCCGACAGCAGACCCGGAACACTTCGGACTTTTGCCATTGTTACTTGGGTCATTGATAGTAACAGTAGGGGCTATATTGTTCTCCGTCCCGCTGGGGATCGCGTCTGCTATATACATATCCGAACTTGCAGACCCAAAGGTTGCCAACTATTTGAAACCCATTACAGAAATACTGGCAGGGATCCCATCTGTAGTATATGGTTTCTTTGGCCTTGTAATACTGGTACCTCTTGTTCAGAAGACCCTCCACATACCAACAGGCCAGACAGCACTTACAGGATCCATAATGCTCGGGATAATGGCACTGCCAACGATCATATCCATTTCAGAGGATGCTATAAGCTCAGTACCAAGAACACTAAAAGAGGGATCACTTGCACTGGGCTCCACAAAATGGCAGACCATATACAAAGTTACAGTCCCTGCGGCACTCTCCGGAATATCAGCAGCCGTTATGCTGGGAGTAGGGAGAGCAATTGGAGAGACAATGACAGTTATGATGGTCACAGGGAACTCAGCCGTAATCCCGGGATTTCCATCTGGCCTGTTTGCACCTGTAAGGACCATGACAGCAACCATTGCACTTGAAATGGGTGAAGTACCACAAGGAAGTGATCACTTCCACGCACTGTTCGCGATCGGTTCGGTACTTTTCATTACCACTTTTATAATCAACATAATAGCCAACTACATAAAAAGGAGGTACAGGTTCAACCTGTAA
- the pstA gene encoding phosphate ABC transporter permease PstA, whose translation MFSNAKLNERIAFGLLKLATGMVVVFVLVILYYIVSNGYSALSIEFISEMPRKGMTEGGIYPAIVGTIYLIVGSIAVAMPLGMLTAIYLTEYSRPGKTTWIIEMAINNLAGTPSVVFGLFGLAMFVKYLDFGPSILSASLTLALLILPVIIRASQEALLTVPKDYREASLALGVTKWETIRRVVLPAAIPGMITGAILGIGRVAGETAPILLTGAAYFLPRLPDSVYSQFMALPYHLYVLATSGTNIAQTRPIQYGTALVLLIIILGVNLVAVTIRSHYKNKIKR comes from the coding sequence ATGTTCTCCAATGCAAAACTCAATGAAAGAATAGCCTTTGGACTATTAAAGCTCGCAACAGGAATGGTCGTTGTCTTTGTGCTTGTTATTCTGTACTACATAGTATCCAACGGATATAGTGCCCTTAGTATCGAATTCATTAGCGAGATGCCGAGAAAAGGGATGACAGAGGGAGGTATCTATCCGGCAATAGTAGGAACGATATATCTTATTGTCGGTTCCATAGCTGTTGCAATGCCACTTGGCATGCTGACTGCAATCTACCTTACTGAATACTCCAGACCAGGAAAGACAACATGGATCATCGAGATGGCGATCAATAATCTTGCAGGCACGCCTTCTGTGGTGTTCGGTTTGTTCGGTCTTGCAATGTTTGTGAAATACCTTGATTTTGGACCTTCAATACTTTCTGCATCTTTAACACTTGCACTGCTCATATTACCTGTAATTATAAGAGCAAGCCAGGAAGCACTTCTGACCGTCCCAAAAGATTACAGGGAAGCATCACTTGCCTTAGGAGTAACAAAATGGGAAACCATCAGAAGAGTTGTTCTTCCTGCCGCAATTCCCGGAATGATAACCGGTGCAATACTTGGTATAGGAAGAGTTGCAGGAGAGACTGCACCCATATTGCTGACAGGAGCAGCTTATTTCCTTCCAAGACTGCCGGATTCCGTATATTCACAATTCATGGCACTGCCATACCACTTGTACGTGCTTGCTACATCAGGCACCAACATTGCCCAGACAAGGCCAATACAGTACGGAACCGCCCTGGTATTGCTGATAATCATATTAGGTGTGAACCTTGTTGCAGTAACCATAAGATCACATTACAAGAATAAAATAAAAAGATAA
- the pstB gene encoding phosphate ABC transporter ATP-binding protein PstB, which produces MPEVYDNGTEIEVRDLNLWYGDNHALHDISIDIPKNSVTALIGPSGCGKSTFLRCLNRMNDLVKSCRIEGKIHIDNQDIYSKDVDVVDLRKRVGMVFQKPNPFPMSIHDNIAYGPRIHGISKKNIDGIVEEALKSGALWEEVSERLDKSALDLSGGQQQRLCIARTLAVKPEVILFDEPCSALDPISTSKIEELILELKKDYTIVIVTHNMQQAARISDYTGFFLTGELVEFDRTTQIFESPQEKATEDYITGRFG; this is translated from the coding sequence ATGCCAGAAGTTTACGATAATGGAACAGAGATAGAGGTCAGAGACCTTAACCTGTGGTACGGGGATAACCATGCCCTTCATGACATATCCATTGATATTCCAAAAAACAGTGTCACGGCACTAATAGGTCCCTCAGGTTGCGGCAAATCAACTTTCCTCAGATGCCTCAACCGGATGAACGACCTTGTGAAAAGTTGTCGTATCGAAGGGAAAATACATATTGATAACCAGGACATATATTCAAAGGACGTTGATGTTGTAGACCTCAGAAAAAGAGTAGGGATGGTATTTCAGAAACCAAACCCATTCCCCATGTCCATCCATGACAACATTGCCTATGGACCACGTATTCATGGCATAAGCAAAAAGAATATAGATGGTATTGTTGAGGAAGCACTGAAATCAGGAGCACTTTGGGAAGAAGTATCAGAAAGGCTCGATAAATCTGCATTGGACCTGAGTGGCGGACAGCAACAAAGGTTATGCATTGCCAGGACACTTGCAGTTAAACCGGAAGTTATATTGTTTGATGAACCTTGCAGCGCATTGGACCCCATATCTACAAGCAAGATAGAAGAGTTGATCCTTGAACTTAAGAAGGATTACACAATCGTTATCGTCACACATAATATGCAACAGGCTGCCAGGATTTCAGATTATACCGGCTTTTTTCTGACAGGAGAACTTGTGGAGTTTGACAGGACTACACAAATATTTGAAAGTCCCCAGGAGAAGGCAACTGAGGATTATATCACAGGAAGATTTGGGTGA
- the phoU gene encoding phosphate signaling complex protein PhoU has translation MTRTRYQETLAILRNSIIQMGKLSQNAIHNSIEALKDLDIELAESVIEGDQVIDDYELRIEKCVAQLISLQSPTAGDMRLVTSCLKIAIDLERMSDLAVDIAQSTKKIEGEHIKPLIDIPHMAETAESMLEQVMRAFEDNNVTLAESVAKLDDEIDRKFYEVWKELISMMVQDDTTINNASHLLFVIRYLERIGDHACNVCESVVYIASGKREDLN, from the coding sequence ATGACACGTACCAGGTACCAGGAAACACTTGCCATTCTAAGGAATAGCATCATACAGATGGGAAAACTGTCCCAAAATGCCATACATAACTCCATTGAAGCTCTTAAGGATCTTGATATAGAACTTGCAGAAAGTGTTATTGAGGGAGATCAGGTAATCGATGATTACGAATTGAGAATTGAAAAGTGTGTGGCTCAACTTATATCGTTGCAAAGTCCAACTGCAGGAGATATGAGACTTGTCACTTCCTGCCTTAAGATAGCTATAGACCTTGAAAGAATGAGCGACTTGGCAGTAGATATCGCGCAAAGCACGAAAAAAATAGAAGGCGAACACATCAAACCCCTTATAGACATACCACATATGGCAGAGACAGCCGAGAGCATGCTTGAGCAGGTAATGAGGGCTTTTGAAGATAATAATGTTACACTGGCAGAGTCTGTTGCCAAATTGGATGACGAGATAGACAGAAAGTTCTATGAAGTATGGAAAGAGCTTATCAGTATGATGGTACAGGATGACACCACAATCAACAATGCATCACACCTGTTGTTCGTAATCCGCTATCTTGAAAGGATAGGAGACCACGCATGCAATGTTTGTGAGAGCGTGGTCTACATCGCATCAGGAAAAAGGGAAGACCTGAATTAG